In Mytilus trossulus isolate FHL-02 chromosome 6, PNRI_Mtr1.1.1.hap1, whole genome shotgun sequence, a single window of DNA contains:
- the LOC134721664 gene encoding putative leucine-rich repeat-containing protein DDB_G0290503 isoform X1, protein MDSNKRKALIEWVNSLVPSNSIRSVLDLQDGKAFIQLLQLSDECLVPEAPQTSQQRLDLVKQYLEGFYSVSLLPGSTLLDFKLIVQDSVSRKDKEWELGKILLALLEACVLEKKNNTFVTTATSLPELAQMEIMQMLQPMIINAQDVGNHLTEDFADILTKTTDTNAHQDAALFFQLVTQGNMSRVTSTPNVDHSFNFSRFSNHVASPVTHQQFNTSLSSEIASPLRMMTIANSPCTPLSALMQSPQLAQKALIRQREREIKKLELSLQNERHLRIELEFDLHEKVEKLNDKDNKIKEFEKVVKQQRKVQDMVDEIDTLRQEKEKNEKDLTRVQQKMNELQNIKDHYEIVEQENKQLTEEFSKMRTEVQTMDSLKKSHEEYRTQCHLKSVRLSELESLIQHKNSELENKNIEMCHSEEKNRNLISQIDSLKKDQEEFEELLSCRGAVNGESMGVISDKRIKELEDEMAHMKSSWVELSAHEQLKQKLDAVSEARDTFEAKFSDVHKQYLEKDSQVDQLQLEVSQLKSSIEVHQENQTELEKKVKEVEQEINILRQSEAKLISSEESAIAARKAAEEHILTLQKDQSRLQTEFKLTLQELEGTKQASENRRQTMAASIDVALSEKKTLEQRLLKSNQKLEEQVTELKTKLQKEQEESAKSEEAMKSKVQALQLSLKQTEILLENDQWTKDNTITAMREELKEIQEELTKTENKLQIEIAQLTENKNKLEDQISEQKDLYVQKIDNISSELLTFKTTARQKENDMCDKLQKVKDENIALKNELDNLKAASDKSVSTMEQKYCKFENKAKDQEESLRKELKALQGKYQWSQHDQESLSEEISDLKDSIKEKCLEIENLQSEILNHKQYENDLKGQVSQITNSKENLQKQLEEMKENLSVEQDNHSELVNKISQEHETEIQKLRNCLSAKEASSLDTQQNLETCMNEIQTSLEKEMERGKEKERLCQIQIAQTKNQLAELQGKYDKQTASHNTIQTTLNNELEQQRITTAVLEEKLNKEIQKGQAEVNKVTAEYNELDMKYRSVTDHERTRDSRMKELHQQISELESRKRDLENLTEEKNEKVDDLTGQIVLIKKVAESKQADNDKLCSENKSLNVKVEDLNEKLLKECKENDEMRHKHKEINCHVNQLENQLCEVHNKLEDTEKVLEEKSLSLSREIENVSERDALISDLKISLQNTEEEVVYAKEQVSELTEENSELNKSLENVNNELKNLQLVFNNKEIELNEKIQTLLESHKNEIYKLKESSESEIKVLNSEIEKMKSDLLSCDTEILRLEQENRDLKSSLEQLKQEHSQELEQIQSEKETVLNECESRLKGTNEKLYNEKNELIESHKTELQSLNSEMSESKQKFENTIVQLKEQSKNDLESFKSEFKLQVERMTAELKQEHEKMSSLKKECKVKVSETEKYWQSQLEQLQEEYAQASDEQKQEYDSQVQEQEVRYQSQYEALVQEREMILSNQKMAFQERVNYLENRLTQRQTEIQTLTKEMDEDKGKTETDYKQKLANIESILKKEMSNQKDLMNELKQNKERVNELQSALREKRTSYETSLKASKNAWDSDLDNLREEYNGKMSELEREKNRQIEDEKQRRINMEESCHHLEDRMETSLLENNSLKQQLAAVEEEKNQLILDYEKTLDLKNNDFSNQEQLKKKIEKFKSQVQKLEVEKSFHRDQLDKKVKELKEELEYKEEQWSEEMESVKKQYTEANQQKIHLQQQMKNIGENTDKKDKTIAQYQKYYAQKKETNLLLQQEVAVNKKLADNFKEKTEKLETEMNKLKNNYKAKSEKLEKELEQLKVHIEEQKNKFSKTETEVAPVKSQLQEELNKNKSLQNKVKTLEVQLDYADKQVRELRHKLDDAGTVFLGDNTEFMKLKKESDVSLMETSFRDDGGPLTPYNLRSSTSRKFSLEKNPSQSSLQHQCKSDGDEKSISPLSLRSHGRRSSLSDPNLNATIASIDSVRSTTSKGMKRFVNDEDDEGEVLEWKRLGELSRRNTLCLPHLKTSYPVETQKIQLRVFPDRQLQQSYLSTNSLKKRKQELVDEDDIKTEFYDSTKNKQAKHVNTVYQKPGPPTPGNSNKRNSRGTPGRGLLNSPRSPMTSGRRRTPKRTPKKTPKKETNENVKPATTFSIGFTPKNKRLTRQHGFVSASKSSTKRFQTLRRICEVVILDLKWIF, encoded by the exons TGGCTAGTCCTGTAACTCATCAACAGTTTAATACAAGTTTGTCATCAGAAATAGCCTCTCCTCTCAGAATGATGACCATAGCCAATTCACCATGTACACCACTAAGTGCATTGATGCAGTCACCACAACTGGCTCAGAAG GCACTTATTAGACAGAGAGAGAGGGAAATTAAAAAGCTTGAGTTGTCGCTGCAGAATGAACGACATCTTAGGATAGAGCTGGAATTTGACCTTCATGAAAAAGTggaaaagttaaatgataaag ataataaaataaaagaatttgagaaaGTCGTGAAACAACAGAGAAAAGTTCAAGACATGGTAGATGAAATAGATACACTAAGACAAGAAAAAGAGAAGAATGAAAAGGATCTCACAAG GGTTCAACAGAAAATGAATGAACTGCAGAACATCAAAGATCATTATGAGATTGTAgaacaagaaaacaaacagcTTACAGAAGAGTTTTCAAAAATGAGAACAGAG GTTCAGACTATGGACAGTTTAAAGAAGAGTCATGAGGAATACAGAACTCAGTGTCATCTCAAGTCTGTTAGATTGTCAGAACTAGAAAGCTTGATTCAACACAAGAATAGTGAattggaaaacaaaaacattgagATGTGTCATTCAGAGGAGAAAAACAGAAATCTAATTAGTCAAATTGACAGCTTAAAAAAAGATCAAGAAGAATTTGAAGAGCTCTTAAGTTGCAGAG GTGCTGTAAATGGTGAAAGTATGGGTGTAATCAGTGACAAACGGATAAAGGAATTGGAAGATGAAATGGCACATATGAAGTCATCGTGGGTTGAATTGTCAGCTCATGAACAACTAAAACAGAAACTTGATGCTGTATCAGAGGCTAGAGATACATTTGAG GCAAAGTTCAGTGATGTTCATAAACAGTACTTGGAAAAAGACAGTCAAGTAGACCAACTTCAGCTTGAAGTTTCACAACTTAAATCTAGCATTGAAGTTCACCAAGAAAATCAGACAGAGTTGGAAAAGAAAGTTAAAGAAGTGGAACAAGAGATTAACATCCTCAGGCAGTCAGAAGCCAAACTTATTTCATCTGAGGAATCTGCTATAGCTGCCAGGAAAGCTGCTGAAGAACACATCCTGACACTACAGAAAGATCAGTCACGGTTACAAACAGAGTTCAAGTTAACACTGCAG GAGTTAGAGGGCACTAAACAAGCAAGTGAGAACAGACGTCAAACCATGGCAGCATCAATTGATGTGGCTTTGTCTGAAAAGAAAACTCTAGAACAACGCCTTCTTAAATCTAATCAAAAACTTGAGGAACAAGTCACAGAGCTAAAAACAAAACTTCAGAAGGAACAGGAAGAGTCGGCCAAGAGTGAGGAAGCAATGAAATCTAAAGTACAAGCCTTGCAATTGTCACTGAAACAGACAGAAATTCTTTTAGAGAATGACCAATGGACAAAGGATAACACAATAACAGCAATGAGAGAGGAGCTTAAGGAAATTCAGGAGGAACttacaaaaacagaaaataaacttcaaattgaaattgcacaattaactgaaaataaaaataaacttgaaGATCAAATCTCAGAACAGAAAGATTTATATGTGCAGAAAATTGATAATATTTCATCAGAATTACTCACTTTTAAAACGACCGCTAGgcaaaaagaaaatgacatgtGTGATAAGTTGCAGAAGGTCAAAGATGAAAATATTGCTTTGAAAAATGAACTTGATAATTTGAAGGCAGCCAGTGACAAATCAGTATCTACAATggaacaaaaatattgtaaatttgaaaataaggcAAAAGACCAAGAAGAAAGCCTTAGGAAAGAACTCAAGGCTTTACAAGGAAAATATCAGTGGAGTCAACATGACCAAGAATCACTTTCTGAGGAAATATCTGATTTAAAAGACAGTATAAAAGAAAAGTGCTTGGAAATTGAGAACTTGCAAAGTGAAATATTGAATCATAAACAATACGAAAATGATTTGAAAGGTCAGGTGTCTCAGATAACAAATAGcaaagaaaacttacaaaagCAATTGGAAGAAATGAAAGAGAATCTTAGTGTTGAACAGGATAATCATTCTGAATTAGTGAATAAGATTTCACAGGAACATGAAACTGAGATacagaaattaagaaattgtttgTCTGCCAAAGAGGCAAGTAGTTTAGATACACAGCAGAACCTGGAAACATGCATGAATGAAATACAAACTTCACTAGAAAAAGAAATGGAGAGAGGAAAAGAGAAAGAGAGATTATGTCAAATTCAGATTGCTCAAACTAAAAACCAGCTGGCTGAACTACAAGGGAAATATGATAAGCAAACAGCAAGTCATAATACTATTCAAACCACCTTGAATAATGAGCTAGAACAACAACGCATTACAACTGCTGTGTTAGAGGAAAAGCTTAATAAGGAAATTCAAAAAGGTCAAGCTGAAGTGAATAAAGTAACAGCTGAGTACAATGAATTGGACATGAAATATAGATCTGTGACTGATCATGAAAGAACACGTGACAGCAGGATGAAGGAATTACACCAACAAATATCAGAACTGGAAAGTCGTAAACGGGACTTGGAAAATCTGACTGAGGAGAAGAACGAGAAGGTTGATGACCTTACTGGTCAGATTGTTCTGATTAAGAAAGTGGCTGAATCTAAACAGGCAGACAATGATAAACTCTGTTCggaaaataaaagtttgaatgTGAAAGTAGAAGATTTGAATGAAAAGTTACTGAAAGAATGTAAAGAAAACGATGAAATGAGACACAAACATAAAGAGATTAATTGTCATGTAAATCAGTTGGAGAACCAATTATGTGAAGTCCATAATAAACTTGAAGACACTGAAAAAGTGCTGGAAGAAAAATCTTTGTCTCTTAGTCGAGAGATTGAAAATGTATCTGAACGTGATGCATTGATTTctgatttgaaaatttcattacaGAATACAGAGGAAGAAGTTGTATACGCAAAAGAACAGGTTTCTGAACTAACTGAGGAGAACTCTGAATTAAACAAAAGTCTTGAAAATGTGAACAATGAACTGAAAAATTTGCAACTTGTTTTcaataataaagaaattgaaTTGAATGAGAAGATTCAGACATTATTAGAAtctcataaaaatgaaatttacaaattaaaggaATCAAGTGAGTCAGAAATTAAAGTGCTGAActctgaaattgaaaaaatgaaatctgaTTTGCTTTCATGTGATACTGAAATTCTTAGACTTGAACAAGAAAACAGAGATCTGAAGTCATCGTTGGAACAATTGAAGCAAGAGCATTCACAGGAATTAGAACAGATTCAGAGCgagaaagaaacagttttaaatgaatgtGAATCAAGACTGAAAGgaacaaatgaaaaattgtataaTGAAAAGAATGAACTTATTGAAAGTCATAAAACGGAACTTCAGTCACTAAATTCAGAAATGTCAGAATCAAAACAGAAGTTTGAAAATACCATTGTTCAACTGAAAGAGCAGTCCAAAAATGATTTAGAATCATTTAAAAGTGAATTTAAACTTCAAGTTGAAAGAATGACAGCTGAACTTAAACAGGAACATGAAAAAATGAGCAGTCTGAAAAAGGAATGTAAGGTCAAGGTCTCTGAAACTGAAAAATACTGGCAGTCACAACTAGAGCAGCTGCAAGAGGAGTATGCTCAAGCTAGTGATGAACAGAAACAGGAATATGATAGTCAAGTTCAGGAACAGGAAGTCAGGTACCAGTCACAGTATGAGGCACTGGTACAAGAGAGGGAAATGATCTTGTCCAATCAGAAGATGGCATTCCAGGAAAGGGTGAATTACCTTGAAAATAGGCTTACTCAAAGACAAACTGAGATTCAGACGTTGACGAAAGAAATGGATGAGGACAAAGGAAAGACAGAAACAGATTACAAACAGAAGCTGGCTAATATTGAATCTATATTGAAGAAAGAAATGTCAAATCAGAAAGACTTGATGAAtgaactaaaacaaaataaggAAAGGGTCAATGAGCTTCAGTCTGCTTTGAGGGAAAAAAGAACAAGCTATGAAACTTCTCTTAAAGCCAGTAAAAATGCCTGGGACTCTGACCTTGATAATCTTAGAGAAGAGTACAATGGTAAAATGTCAGAACTTGAAAGAGAGAAGAACAGACAAATAGAGGATGAGAAGCAAAGAAGAATAAACATGGAAGAATCTTGTCATCATCTGGAGGATAGAATGGAAACATCGTTACTTGAAAACAATAGCTTGAAACAACAG TTGGCTGCAGTTGAAGAAGAGAAAAATCAGCTTATCCTTGACTATGAAAAGACTTTAGATTTGAAAAACAATGACTTTTCCAATCAAGAacagttaaaaaagaaaatagaaaagttTAAATCACAG GTCCAAAAGTTAGAAGTGGAGAAAAGTTTCCATCGAGATCAATTAGACAAAAAGGTTAAAGAACTGAAAGAGGAACTTGAGTATAAGGAGGAACAGTGGTCTGAGGAAATGGAGAGTGTTAAGAAACAATATACAGAGGCTAACCaacagaaaatacat CTTCAACAACAGATGAAAAACATTGGAGAGAATACTGACAAGAAAGACAAAACAATTGCACAGTACCAAAAATATTATGCCCAGAAGAAAGAGACCAATCTACTGTTACAACAAGAGGTTGCCGTCAACAAAAAACTGGCCGACAACTTCAAAGAAAAAACTGAGAAGCTTGAGACAGAAATGAATAAGTTGAAAAACAACTACAAGGCAAAATCTGAAAAGTTGGAAAAAGAACTAGAACAACTGAAAGTACATATAGAGGAGCAGAAAAATAAGTTCTCTAAGACAGAGACTGAGGTGGCGCCAGTGAAATCTCAACTCCAGGAAGAactgaacaaaaataaatcacttC AAAACAAAGTGAAGACCTTGGAAGTTCAGTTAGATTATGCTGATAAACAAGTGAGAGAACTCCGTCATAAGTTAGATGATGCTGGCACAGTGTTTCTGGGAGATAATACAGAATTCATGAAGTTAAAGAAAGAGTCTGATGTTAGCCTCATGg aaaccAGTTTCCGTGATGATGGTGGTCCACTTACTCCTTATAACCTCCGATCATCAACTTCAAGAAAATTTTCTCTTGAAAAGAACCCATCTCAGAGTTCTTTACAACATCAATGTAAAAG tgaTGGAGATGAGAAGAGTATTTCTCCTTTATCCTTAAGAAGTCATGGCAGACGATCATCACTATCTGATCCTAATCTGAATGCCACCATAGCTAGTATAGATTCTGTACGATCAACAACCTCAA AAGGTATGAAAAGATTTGTCAATGATGAGGACGATGAAGGTGAAGTACTTGAATGGAAGAGACTTGGTGAGTTATCACGAAGAAACACACTTTGTCTTCCACATCTAAAGACATCATATCCTGTAGAAACACAGAAGATTCAACTCCGGGTTTTCCCTGACAGACAGCTGCAGCAGAGCTATCTGAGTACCAACAGTCTGAAGAAAAGGAAACAAGAATTGGTGGACGAAGATGATATAAAAACAGAATTTTATGACAGTACTAAGAATAAGCAG GCCAAACATGTAAATACAGTTTATCAGAAGCCAGGCCCACCTACACCTGGCAATTCTAACAAGAGGAATTCTAGAGGGACTCCAGGAAGAGGGTTACTTAATTCTCCACGGTCTCCAATGACCAGTGGTAGGAGGCGCACACCAAAACGTACTCCAAAGAAGACCCCTAAAAAGGAgacaaatgaaaatgttaag CCTGCTACAACATTTAGCATAGGATTTACTCCAAAGAACAAACGTTTGACAAGGCAGCATGGTTTTGTGTCAGCTTCTAAAAGTTCAACGAAG CGATTCCAGACTCTCAGGAGGATTTGTGAAGTCGTTATTCTGGACTTAAAATggatattttaa